A segment of the Solanum lycopersicum chromosome 9, SLM_r2.1 genome:
TTAGCCCAAGAGCTTCTGATAGTAAGCCAAGAAGAATGTCCCCTAGTATTATAACATGATTTTTGTACTCAACCAATATTTTCCTGGACATTACGAAAAGATCAAACATATCAAGATTTAATGCAAAAAACTTCAACACCCTGTGCGCGTAAAACATACATAATTACCTGCAAACTTCTGGTATTTCTTCAGGTTCAGAAACTGACTTAGAGATATACAATGTATCCTTCCAGGTTGCATTTCTACCTTTTGTTGTCAACAGTTGAAGATTACTCTCAAATCTAACTCCTCGTCTTGGATCAGACGAATAGTACTCTTTCTTCACTTCGACATCTTGTTCATGAAATTTACGAGTTCCATCAATCATtccttccaaaacacttgaaggAATCCCATGATTTATCAGTTGAAAAAATCCCCATTTCTCAGATGCATCCCTTATTTCATCGACAATCTTCTTACGTCGATCTTCAACTTCTATGCCACTTAGATCCACCACTGGAACCTGTAGAGTTGACCTGCACATATTCAACTCCTCAGCAAGTTCATGAGATGGCCTAATGAAAATTCTTGGAATCTCGACTATTCCTGAATCAACTAGTCCTTTAACACCGGCCTTTGTATCATCAATAGCCTTTTTCTCAATCGATGGATCATATTCCATCTCAATTACGAATCGATAGCGTCTAGCTAgttcaatgaaaaaaatgatatgacTTCCAAAATAATTGGACGATAGTGGTCAGCAGACAAGCTCGTTCTAGAGATTTATCATAACAATTATTTATTGATCGGTCAAATAAACATGTTAAAGTCAGCTcaactttcatataaaattattgtggGTCCTTTTggatattaataaaaaatatgtcggccatttctagtttttttatattatatatagttgAAGACTAATGAAGTTTGATTTTGTCAAGTTTAACTTTTCCACGCTAAAAcgcttataaaaatatatcaatcaatttattaagttagattatcttataaattagcgcatattaaaaaaaatgacaaattcatTTTATGTTCTATAATATATGTGCTATAATATATTCGCACAGAGTAGGTGATGTAACACCACctctttttttagttaaaaattgattggtttttttttcttgtcaatGGCATTTcagtaattttattatttatttaagggcAAATGTGTCAGATATTATAacatttcttctttctttcatatttgTACTTTGTTTAATCCGTTAGTCTTCCAcacctttttttctttctctagctctttcatattttatatattttttccgtTTTGCTTCAAAATTTCTCTAGCGATATCAAGCTATAAgttcttctatttttcatttgtttCGTTTTCTACTTATCGATGtttaaaatagtgaacaaataaaaatgaacaaataaaatatttaaaataatgaacaaataaaaatgaaggacAGAATACGTAATAGATCATAAAAAGAATTATTCTTCCTATTAAAAGTTAAGTAACTTATTATGTTCGTTGGTCAAATTAATTTACTttcatttattgaaaatttgataATACTAAATAAggatataatgataaatttaccTACTTTCTTAAGGAGTCTGGACCTAAAATGGTGACAACTTAATAGGAACGGAGGAGTATTATTATGTGGTTGTTACCAGTTCCTTATTAGTTGAGCCGAGGGTCCTCCAAAAACCGTCTCCTTACCTCCATGATTACGAGGTAGAGGTATGATCTGCATATACTCTACCCTCCTTAGACCCCACTGCTCGGATTTCACTAAATATGCTTTTTGAATATTGATTCACATTGGATCACATTATTTATGAGCACAAGTTGACTTTTAACTAACTTATTTATTGCTCAAGAATCTTTCCCTTATTGAAATTAAGAACACATATGTCCAGAATTGCAGTCTCAAGCTGAATTAACAATGGAATATGATCGCTTGATGGAATTAAAAGCGTTTGATGATACAAAAACTGGTGTTAAAGGATTAGTTGATTCCGGAATTGTGGAAATTCCAAGAATATTCATTAGGCCATCTGATGAACTTGTTCAAGAGTTGACTCATGGTAAGCCAACTCTGCATTGTCCTGTGATAGATTTCAGTGGCATAGAAGTTCAAGATCATCGTAACAAGGTTGTCGATGAAATAAGGGAAGCATCAGAAAAGTGGGGATTTTTCCAACTGATAAATCATGGGATTCCTTCAAGTGTATTGGAAAGAATGATTGATGGGATTCGTAAATTTCACGAACAAGATGCTGAGGTAAAGAAAGAGTACTATTCGCGTGATTTCACATCGAGAAGAGTAAGATATGAGAGCAACTTTGATCTTTATCAATCGAAATCTGCAAACTGGAGGGATACATTGAACATTTCTTTGCTACATTCAAGTCATATCGAACCAGAAGAACTACCAGCAGTTTGCAGGTAAGTTTATATTGATCTTCTGTTCTTGAATTTCGTGCCTTTGATTTTTCATGGAGTAGTTAGATCAGTTGCTTGGACAGGCTTCTCGTTAATTATGTGATTACGTATCTAAAAACTTAAGTTGTTAGAGAGGATATACCTTAATCCACTTAATTATATCTTCAACACGTACCAGTGAGATTTGAACTCAGCGCCTCTACCTACTCTGTTACCATATTGAATTTTGTGAACATCTCGTCAAAAAAGCTCAAGTTGTTAGAAAGGATAGTGTTTTATTCACGGAATTATATGTAGTACAATTCTTGACATGTTAGGCTATATTATATCTGAAATTGTTTTTCTATATCCAGGAACGTAATTGTTGAGTATATAAATCACGTTACAAAGCTAGGAGAAACTATATTCTGCATTTTATCAGAAGCGCTCGGGCTAAAACCAGATCACTTGAAAGAAATGGAATGTAATAAAGGAAAATCAGTAGTATGCCATTACTATCCAGCATGCCCACAGCCAGAGCTAACTCTTGGCGCTGCGAACCATACAGATCCTTCTTTCCTTACTGTTCTGCTTCAAGATCAAATTGGTGGCCTTCAAGTCCTGCACAATAACCAATGGATCGATGTTAAACCGGTATCACAAGGATTGGTTGTTAATATTGGCGAAGCACTTCAGGTTtgtaatggaaaaaaaaaaaacttttcttaGTCTGGTTTATCTTCTAGACAAAATTGTCCAACTTATTTCAATTTGGTTTTGTCACAGATCCTATCAAATGACAAGTTTGTGAGTGCTAATCATAGAGTTTTAGCGAATGGGGTAGGACCAAGAATGTCAGTGGCATGCTTCTTCAATGGTAGTTTTGCACAACCAAAGATCTACGGTCCAATCAAGGATCTAATATCAGATGAAAATCCCCTTTTGTATAAAGAATTTACAGTAACTGATTACATTGCTAAGTTTATGTCCAGGCCTCTTGGTACATCTGCACTTGACCTTTTTAGACTCTGACGAAACATAAAAAATCTACATTACCAAGCAGCGACAAACGCCATCAGTATAGTCCTTCTAAAGACCGATGATTGTTGTTGATTAAAGTATGTTTTCATTTGTAATAATGTTTTACATACGAGTACTGGAAGAATATGCAGCTTATCCCTTTATATGTAAGCATTTCATATTGAATAAAATATCAGCATTTTGTTTGGATATTTTAGGTTACTCTGCACTCTTTCTGTTTCCGATgtgtgaaatatattttaatcatatgatcagccttctttcttcttttgtgtCTAACCCCAATAGGATTTTTCAGAGATCCATGTGGTGGATCTTTGGTTTCTTTTCAGTATGTCCACCTAACTTCATTAGTTTATACTTTATAGTAAAAAACATTAAAGTACTATTTTAACGAATTCTAGGACAAAGTGATTCCCCAGATCTGCAGTCTTAACTTCAAACTAATTATTAGGATATATTCAAGAGTTGCCTTGCTGAAGAGTCTAAAGGTGAACTAGAAATGGATTATGATCCATCGGATGAGGTAAAGGCTATTGATGGTACAAAGGCTGGTATTAAGGGACTAGTTGATTCTGGAATAGTCGAGATTCCAAGAATTTTCATTCGGCCACCTCATGAACTTGCTGAGGAGTTGAATATGTGCAAGTCGACTCTACAGGTTCCGGTGGTGGATCTAAGTGGCATAGAAGTTGAAGATCGACGTAAGAAGATTGTCGATGAAATAAGGGATGTATCTGAGAAATGGGGCTTTTTCCAAGTGATAAATCATGGGGTTccttcaagtgttttggaaggaATGATCGATGGGACTCGTAAATTTCATGAACAAGATGTTGAAGTGAAGAAAGAGTACTATTCATCTGATCCAACCAGAGGTGTTAGATATGAGAGCAATCTTCAAGTGTTGACAAACAAAGGAAGGACTGCAACATGGAAGGATTCATTACATATCTCTGCGCTAGTTTCTGGATACGTTGAACCTGAAGAAATACCACCAGTTTGCAGGTAACTCTGTATTTTATGCGCTTGATTTTAATTCTACATCTGTCATTTTTAAGCGTACAATGTGTTGAAGTTTT
Coding sequences within it:
- the LOC101244810 gene encoding deacetoxyvindoline 4-hydroxylase — encoded protein: MEYDPSIEKKAIDDTKAGVKGLVDSGIVEIPRIFIRPSHELAEELNMCRSTLQVPVVDLSGIEVEDRRKKIVDEIRDASEKWGFFQLINHGIPSSVLEGMIDGTRKFHEQDVEVKKEYYSSDPRRGVRFESNLQLLTTKGRNATWKDTLYISKSVSEPEEIPEVCRKILVEYKNHVIILGDILLGLLSEALGLKPDHLKAADCNKGLMLACHYYPACPQPELTLGTGKHTDPVFLTVLLQDQSGGLQVMRDNQWADVEPIEHGLVINIGDLLQIVSNDKFVSAIHRVVANKVGPRISAASFFTGSSTPPKIYGPIKELISEENPALYKDFLAADYTAKYFSQPVNTLDLFRL
- the LOC101246865 gene encoding 1-aminocyclopropane-1-carboxylate oxidase homolog 1-like, which gives rise to MEYDRLMELKAFDDTKTGVKGLVDSGIVEIPRIFIRPSDELVQELTHGKPTLHCPVIDFSGIEVQDHRNKVVDEIREASEKWGFFQLINHGIPSSVLERMIDGIRKFHEQDAEVKKEYYSRDFTSRRVRYESNFDLYQSKSANWRDTLNISLLHSSHIEPEELPAVCRNVIVEYINHVTKLGETIFCILSEALGLKPDHLKEMECNKGKSVVCHYYPACPQPELTLGAANHTDPSFLTVLLQDQIGGLQVLHNNQWIDVKPVSQGLVVNIGEALQILSNDKFVSANHRVLANGVGPRMSVACFFNGSFAQPKIYGPIKDLISDENPLLYKEFTVTDYIAKFMSRPLGTSALDLFRL